Proteins from a single region of Streptomyces glaucescens:
- a CDS encoding DUF2399 domain-containing protein, translated as MSCALCEGACDGADLAPLLSPELAWLWKAMAAVADRRGDESLTSGPAVTVTVPAEPVQRAAAAGLIDGRPLEPGQSRRVSLERLTTALATRGPRLTPGAVAAHACNRRLAASARRRTQQAVAADRIRAQLESAAADLPGHVRDLVGPETVFTRLRTLGWVTRLLNAPDPAELLSQALHVAARLPPPGRRIDRRLLVSGNPHALDTGALPALVLALTGSSGTPVRSGWARLGVDCDDLLGGLIITGVTPRGWRVPPGATFTLPPRELAHIDWEPAETTGTWVFVTENPSVLAAASTQALNRDSLVRPRVICTAGTPSQRECEAIGALADTGWNIAVRADFDQAGLAHMRALLAAAPSAVAWRMGAADYLAAVPEGTDVLHLQGSDAPWDGHLVPVMRKHSVPVYEEDLLPALLADITAGAPGSCAL; from the coding sequence ATGAGCTGCGCCCTGTGCGAGGGAGCATGCGACGGTGCGGATCTGGCCCCGCTGCTCAGCCCCGAACTCGCATGGCTGTGGAAGGCCATGGCAGCCGTGGCCGACCGGCGCGGAGACGAGTCCCTTACCAGCGGTCCCGCCGTGACAGTGACGGTGCCCGCAGAACCAGTACAGCGGGCCGCCGCGGCCGGTCTCATCGACGGACGGCCCCTGGAACCGGGCCAAAGCCGCCGTGTCAGCCTGGAACGACTGACCACCGCCCTGGCCACCCGCGGTCCCCGCCTTACCCCCGGGGCCGTCGCAGCCCACGCCTGCAACCGGCGGCTGGCGGCAAGCGCCCGCCGCCGTACCCAACAGGCCGTCGCGGCCGACCGCATCCGCGCCCAACTCGAGAGCGCGGCAGCCGACTTACCTGGCCACGTTCGCGATCTCGTCGGCCCAGAAACCGTCTTCACCCGCCTGCGCACCCTGGGATGGGTCACCCGCCTGCTCAATGCGCCGGATCCCGCCGAACTGCTAAGCCAGGCGCTGCACGTTGCCGCGCGACTGCCTCCGCCGGGGCGGCGTATCGACCGCCGCCTCCTGGTATCCGGCAATCCCCACGCACTTGATACGGGCGCACTGCCCGCACTCGTGCTGGCCCTGACCGGATCCTCCGGTACCCCAGTGCGTTCGGGCTGGGCACGTCTGGGGGTGGACTGCGACGATCTGCTCGGCGGGCTCATCATCACCGGCGTCACGCCCCGGGGGTGGCGGGTCCCGCCCGGTGCCACATTCACTCTGCCGCCCCGCGAGCTGGCCCATATCGACTGGGAGCCTGCCGAGACCACCGGAACGTGGGTCTTCGTTACCGAGAACCCCTCCGTGCTGGCCGCAGCCAGCACCCAGGCCTTGAACCGGGACAGCCTCGTGAGACCACGGGTGATCTGCACCGCCGGCACACCCTCCCAACGGGAATGCGAAGCCATTGGCGCTCTGGCGGACACCGGATGGAACATCGCCGTCCGCGCTGACTTCGACCAGGCCGGCCTGGCACACATGCGTGCCCTCCTGGCTGCAGCACCTTCCGCGGTTGCGTGGCGGATGGGCGCAGCCGACTACCTCGCGGCCGTCCCCGAGGGCACTGACGTCCTGCATCTGCAGGGCTCAGATGCTCCCTGGGACGGCCACCTGGTACCCGTGATGCGCAAACACTCTGTGCCGGTCTACGAGGAGGATCTGCTTCCCGCGCTGCTAGCCGACATCACGGCCGGTGCACCGGGCTCTTGTGCTCTGTGA
- a CDS encoding SbcC/MukB-like Walker B domain-containing protein → MSDILDLDFALPPTPAPSGNTGRFGGRWRLVGAGLSNVWRYGDLELPAASGRLLLRGPNGTGKTTALEALWPYLLDLNGAKLAAGKARPTTLKLLMSEGAPAKGRRYGYLWLTFAAPAGEPAPNTPDGAADGVVSFGVRLQYSPSSTPAVRVVPFTVPGQPLKDLALRGPHNSALEHEEFSDRVEAAGGRVFAEPEDYIEELAARIWSTTSGELRLLASRLREVRNPTLLGDVSPAAAADALRQSLPGVAEDVLTATAEALAESDTTREAFERDEHAATLLEEFARVWTGHAVDVTRTAHTAARHAHDDASIRKRRVQQCTGLLESAKAEADQAAGDVQRLDNAHQKAQAAVRAIETSDAYRSHGHVMGLRKRLRAEQRAASSSYDSLHTAAQQARTQTKTGQDALDDAIGDIEDTLADAEAAGSPPVALETLLAHHPRARVTRPVADRIADPGPGITLIHDREGLDQLATTLRTRAQEHRSTADRATLVLRDHDPVAAAEKTAATTHRTAAGAESAYDEASQAHDRATAAARSAARQALAELTRWAPEHPALRGLHDEAPLAGDELTVWDTDDVEALIHAEPAAVRDQLNTWADQALRIGETLAAGHESAAQQHLATAASLDSTAAQHRTEAHHLRSGRLLPLPRPAWAGPGEDDTALGSLLEWHPTLDDADDYKALLELALASSGILGAHLHEGGATTHAWHISPAGAVQEHNLTAVLDIAPSHPHTDLARALLQRIALADTATTSDRPDTPALVVGRDGTFTAGPLAADPATALRAASNQIPAASHIGARTRLARARARADELDATAQELETSAANERRLAGERRQQRDALRAEGRGFPPRDELTTAEAERARTAKTAHERHGAARTLRGRADDAAAEHTRLRTAWETRARSLGLPADPGGLAQLIDTSQASAQQLNGYATQLTTRLLPRIQRIVGALPDEAALAERLAELQHTAQDMHTTVLETQAELTEAQSHGDADDAARRYEQATAQAKDLHQQLKQAAAQVLIAEKRLSTCESDLTAAQERLNESLPLQKTTRAHLTALLACPPLTQALGADARLTAKDTDTADLLTAVDDLLAGRPTASKKTLGEHYDAVRAELAQTWTIAHDDSPAGIEELDTFVLTHAETHYDPLTAAQRAKALAGRAKAALDAAEAAALRDFVIGRLPSAIGTAWAALTGWKKTVNRKMRAAQASSGVGVQVQTDLRSDLDAATRTVYELSCTVGDALRTDAQKEEVGQALQSLLAAADGSTMQERLAAAVDIRSWVEVRYLVERPGPDGKPVTGLWGSRTGLSGGERRLVVLAPMLAAIAASYDRFTSTGLRLVPLDEVPAEVDERGREGLARYLAELDLDILCTSYLWDGAPGAWDGIDAHDLEAGADSTVVAFPMLIRSGQDLPGDTGSAPQAGGVA, encoded by the coding sequence ATGAGTGACATCCTCGACCTCGACTTCGCCCTGCCGCCGACGCCCGCACCGTCAGGCAACACCGGTCGTTTCGGCGGGCGCTGGCGGCTGGTCGGCGCCGGGCTGTCGAACGTGTGGCGCTACGGCGACCTGGAATTGCCTGCCGCCTCGGGCCGGCTGTTGCTGCGCGGACCGAACGGGACCGGCAAGACCACCGCCCTGGAAGCCCTGTGGCCCTACCTGCTCGATCTGAACGGAGCCAAACTGGCCGCCGGCAAGGCACGCCCCACCACCCTGAAACTCCTGATGAGCGAAGGCGCCCCTGCCAAGGGCCGCCGCTACGGCTATCTTTGGCTGACGTTCGCAGCCCCAGCCGGCGAACCGGCACCGAACACGCCAGACGGGGCGGCAGACGGCGTCGTCAGCTTCGGTGTCCGGCTGCAGTACTCGCCCAGCTCCACCCCCGCCGTCAGGGTCGTCCCCTTCACTGTGCCGGGCCAGCCGCTGAAGGACCTGGCGCTGCGCGGCCCCCACAACAGCGCCTTGGAGCACGAGGAGTTCTCCGATCGCGTCGAGGCCGCCGGTGGACGGGTCTTTGCCGAGCCCGAGGACTACATCGAAGAGCTGGCCGCCCGCATCTGGTCTACCACCTCCGGCGAACTGAGGCTTCTCGCTTCACGGCTGCGGGAAGTGCGCAATCCCACCCTGCTGGGCGACGTCTCCCCGGCCGCAGCCGCCGACGCACTGCGCCAGTCCCTGCCCGGCGTGGCTGAGGACGTTCTCACCGCCACCGCCGAGGCCCTCGCCGAATCCGATACGACCCGTGAGGCGTTCGAACGCGACGAGCACGCCGCCACCCTCCTCGAGGAGTTCGCCCGCGTATGGACCGGGCACGCCGTCGACGTCACCCGCACCGCCCACACCGCCGCACGCCACGCCCACGACGACGCCAGCATCCGCAAGCGCCGCGTCCAGCAGTGCACCGGCCTGCTGGAGAGCGCGAAGGCCGAAGCCGACCAGGCCGCAGGCGACGTCCAACGGCTCGACAATGCCCACCAGAAGGCTCAGGCCGCCGTTCGCGCCATCGAAACCAGCGATGCCTACCGCTCCCACGGGCACGTCATGGGCCTGCGTAAACGGCTCCGCGCCGAACAGCGCGCCGCATCCAGCAGCTACGACAGCCTGCACACCGCCGCCCAGCAGGCTCGCACCCAGACCAAGACCGGCCAAGACGCCCTCGACGACGCCATCGGTGACATCGAGGACACCCTGGCCGACGCGGAGGCGGCCGGTTCCCCGCCGGTGGCCCTGGAGACCCTGCTCGCCCACCACCCCCGGGCCCGCGTCACCCGTCCGGTCGCCGACCGCATCGCCGATCCAGGACCGGGCATCACCCTCATCCACGACCGCGAAGGCCTCGACCAGCTTGCCACTACGTTGAGGACCCGAGCCCAAGAACACCGATCCACGGCCGACCGGGCCACACTGGTCCTACGCGACCACGACCCCGTCGCGGCGGCCGAAAAGACAGCCGCGACCACTCACCGCACAGCAGCCGGCGCCGAGAGCGCCTACGACGAAGCCAGCCAAGCCCATGACCGCGCCACCGCGGCGGCTCGCTCTGCCGCCCGCCAGGCACTCGCCGAGTTGACCCGGTGGGCACCCGAACACCCCGCTCTGCGGGGCCTGCACGACGAAGCACCCCTGGCCGGGGATGAACTGACCGTATGGGACACGGACGACGTCGAGGCCCTCATCCACGCAGAACCCGCCGCGGTCCGCGACCAGCTCAACACATGGGCCGACCAAGCCCTGCGCATCGGTGAAACCCTCGCCGCCGGTCACGAGAGCGCAGCCCAGCAGCACCTCGCCACCGCAGCAAGCCTCGACTCCACCGCCGCCCAGCACCGCACCGAGGCTCACCACCTGCGCTCGGGACGGCTCCTACCACTGCCGCGCCCCGCCTGGGCCGGGCCGGGCGAGGACGACACTGCACTCGGCAGCCTGCTCGAATGGCACCCCACCCTCGACGACGCGGACGACTACAAGGCCCTGCTGGAGCTGGCCCTTGCCAGTTCCGGAATCCTCGGCGCTCACCTGCACGAGGGCGGCGCCACCACCCACGCCTGGCACATCAGCCCCGCAGGGGCCGTCCAAGAGCACAACCTGACCGCAGTCCTCGATATCGCCCCCAGCCACCCTCACACCGACCTCGCCCGCGCCCTCCTGCAGCGCATCGCCCTGGCCGACACCGCCACCACCTCCGACCGCCCGGACACGCCGGCGCTCGTCGTCGGACGCGACGGCACCTTCACCGCCGGGCCCCTCGCCGCAGACCCCGCCACCGCCCTGCGCGCCGCCAGCAACCAAATCCCGGCCGCCTCACACATCGGCGCCCGCACCCGCCTCGCACGGGCACGAGCCAGGGCAGACGAACTCGACGCCACAGCGCAGGAACTCGAGACCAGCGCCGCCAACGAGCGCCGGCTCGCTGGCGAGCGTCGCCAGCAACGCGACGCCCTCCGGGCCGAAGGACGAGGCTTCCCGCCACGGGACGAGCTGACCACCGCCGAGGCCGAGCGCGCCCGCACCGCGAAGACGGCGCATGAACGCCACGGCGCCGCACGGACCCTGCGCGGGCGGGCCGATGACGCCGCGGCCGAACACACCCGCCTGCGCACCGCCTGGGAGACCCGCGCCCGGAGCCTGGGCCTGCCGGCCGACCCCGGCGGCCTGGCCCAGCTGATCGACACAAGCCAGGCATCCGCCCAGCAGCTGAACGGCTACGCAACCCAGCTGACCACCCGGCTGCTGCCCCGGATCCAGCGCATCGTGGGCGCTCTGCCTGACGAAGCCGCCCTCGCCGAGCGCCTCGCCGAACTCCAGCACACCGCCCAGGACATGCACACCACCGTGCTCGAGACCCAGGCAGAACTCACCGAAGCCCAGTCCCACGGCGACGCCGATGACGCGGCACGCCGCTACGAGCAGGCAACCGCACAGGCCAAGGACCTCCACCAGCAGCTCAAACAAGCCGCAGCGCAGGTCCTCATCGCCGAAAAACGCCTCAGCACCTGCGAAAGTGACCTCACCGCCGCCCAAGAACGCCTCAACGAATCCCTGCCCCTGCAGAAAACCACCCGGGCGCACCTGACCGCACTACTCGCCTGCCCTCCCCTTACCCAGGCCCTCGGCGCCGATGCCCGCCTCACAGCCAAGGACACCGACACCGCCGACCTCCTCACCGCCGTCGACGACCTGCTCGCCGGCCGCCCCACCGCCTCCAAGAAGACCCTCGGCGAGCACTACGACGCCGTCCGTGCCGAACTCGCCCAGACCTGGACCATCGCCCACGACGACTCGCCCGCTGGCATCGAAGAACTCGACACCTTCGTCCTCACCCACGCAGAAACCCACTACGACCCCCTCACCGCCGCCCAACGCGCCAAGGCCCTCGCCGGCCGGGCCAAAGCCGCACTCGACGCCGCGGAAGCGGCTGCGCTGCGCGACTTCGTCATCGGCCGCCTGCCCTCCGCCATCGGCACCGCATGGGCCGCCCTGACCGGCTGGAAGAAGACCGTCAACCGCAAAATGCGGGCGGCCCAGGCATCCTCCGGCGTCGGCGTACAAGTCCAGACCGACCTGCGCAGCGACCTCGACGCCGCCACCCGCACCGTGTATGAGCTGTCCTGCACCGTCGGTGACGCCCTACGCACCGACGCGCAGAAGGAAGAAGTCGGCCAGGCACTGCAGTCCCTGCTGGCCGCCGCGGACGGCTCCACCATGCAAGAACGCCTCGCCGCCGCCGTCGACATCCGCAGCTGGGTCGAGGTTCGCTACCTCGTGGAACGCCCCGGCCCCGACGGGAAGCCCGTCACCGGTCTGTGGGGCTCGCGCACCGGCCTGTCCGGCGGCGAACGGCGTCTGGTCGTCCTGGCACCCATGCTCGCCGCCATTGCCGCCAGCTACGACCGCTTCACCAGCACCGGCCTGCGCCTGGTCCCGCTCGACGAAGTTCCCGCGGAAGTCGACGAGCGCGGCCGCGAAGGACTGGCCCGCTACCTCGCCGAACTCGACCTGGACATCCTGTGCACGTCCTACCTGTGGGACGGCGCACCCGGAGCCTGGGACGGCATCGACGCCCACGACCTCGAAGCAGGCGCCGACAGCACCGTCGTTGCCTTCCCCATGCTCATCCGCTCAGGCCAGGACCTGCCCGGAGACACGGGATCCGCACCCCAGGCCGGAGGAGTGGCATGA
- a CDS encoding DUF2397 family protein — MSPEEEKPATADSVPDARKAVEYLVRQESSEYIAIMDVLEGSVTDLTVAEVAAALVAAGVRLDARLVERRLDALKDMGAVSFRSDTSHARRYAEILPRNWRYTASPAGRHVQRFYRQVLAGTVTVREIPIVSLSRIVSHLEQLAAALGVGEPDASLLDATVLDAVSSVFTSHDDLDAALVGAEDGLIGLADRFDLDEEHTNDLKGLLVDYATRVAVELDSGSARAAAALAVLRPWFGLLAQAVVDASQARDLIAAGALRASRGGRAEDWDGLCAWFDARTGRAARFSLRLVRALPGMHANLRRLHSSAGTASTRSRALALARAVLTPEIGVQIFQAAVGDHSWRKLYGQADEDDMGRNPSWRGGPQVPVPTLLRTAGRSGPRGRGAAPRDDTVAKAQVAEARARRQAGHQRALAEVLAALPGEQLDEAAARAALAALMAAARAAATGPRRTGTSGGLACTLVHTGSGTGILNAPTWRVLLPGRIPLFHRPGQRPSAAALAALAGTTTTDDISAHATLRITPHTGPSTSDNDTSRIISRQEGAA; from the coding sequence GTGTCACCAGAAGAAGAGAAGCCCGCCACAGCCGACAGCGTGCCCGACGCGCGTAAGGCCGTGGAATATCTGGTGCGGCAGGAGTCCAGCGAATACATCGCGATCATGGATGTGTTGGAGGGGTCGGTGACCGACCTGACGGTTGCCGAGGTCGCGGCAGCGCTGGTGGCTGCCGGAGTGCGCCTGGACGCACGCCTGGTAGAAAGACGCCTGGACGCGCTGAAAGACATGGGTGCGGTTTCGTTCCGGTCGGACACCAGCCACGCCCGCCGGTACGCCGAGATTCTGCCCCGGAACTGGCGCTACACCGCCAGCCCGGCGGGCAGGCACGTCCAGCGTTTCTACCGCCAGGTCCTGGCGGGAACGGTCACCGTGCGGGAAATCCCGATCGTGTCGCTCAGCCGCATCGTGTCCCACCTTGAGCAGCTCGCTGCAGCCCTGGGCGTGGGCGAGCCCGATGCCAGCCTTCTCGACGCTACCGTGCTGGATGCCGTGAGTTCTGTGTTCACCAGCCACGACGACCTCGACGCTGCCCTGGTGGGTGCCGAGGATGGCCTGATCGGTCTCGCCGACCGGTTCGACCTGGACGAGGAACACACCAACGACCTCAAGGGTCTTCTGGTCGACTACGCCACCCGCGTGGCAGTCGAACTCGACTCCGGCTCCGCACGGGCCGCCGCAGCACTCGCGGTGCTGCGGCCGTGGTTCGGCCTGCTGGCCCAGGCGGTCGTCGATGCCTCCCAGGCCCGTGACCTCATCGCCGCGGGTGCCCTCCGCGCCTCCCGCGGCGGACGCGCGGAGGACTGGGACGGACTGTGCGCGTGGTTCGATGCCCGAACCGGACGGGCCGCACGGTTTTCGCTGCGCCTGGTGAGGGCGCTGCCAGGCATGCACGCCAACCTGCGTCGGCTGCACTCCTCGGCAGGCACCGCCTCCACCCGTAGCCGTGCCCTGGCCCTGGCCCGGGCGGTGCTGACTCCGGAGATCGGGGTGCAGATCTTCCAGGCCGCGGTCGGCGACCATTCCTGGCGCAAGCTCTACGGCCAGGCCGATGAGGACGACATGGGCCGCAATCCGTCCTGGCGTGGCGGACCGCAGGTGCCGGTGCCGACACTGCTGCGCACCGCCGGCCGGTCGGGGCCGCGTGGCAGAGGCGCCGCACCACGCGACGACACCGTGGCCAAGGCCCAGGTCGCCGAGGCCCGGGCACGCCGCCAGGCCGGACACCAAAGGGCACTCGCCGAGGTGCTGGCCGCGCTTCCCGGCGAGCAGCTGGACGAGGCAGCCGCCCGGGCCGCGCTCGCCGCCCTGATGGCCGCCGCGCGCGCCGCCGCAACCGGGCCCCGCCGCACCGGCACGAGCGGGGGTCTTGCCTGCACTCTCGTGCACACCGGCTCTGGCACCGGCATCCTGAACGCCCCCACCTGGAGGGTGCTCCTGCCCGGACGCATCCCGCTCTTCCATCGGCCCGGCCAGCGTCCTTCGGCCGCGGCCCTCGCCGCCCTCGCAGGAACGACGACGACGGACGACATCTCGGCGCACGCAACACTGCGCATCACCCCGCACACCGGCCCGAGCACGTCCGACAACGACACCTCCCGCATCATCTCCCGGCAGGAGGGCGCAGCATGA
- a CDS encoding TnsA-like heteromeric transposase endonuclease subunit has protein sequence MPHLLARLSDGSAALVDCAGRGGVSRRLAGRARVMEAAAAAVGWHYRIAGPPEPVLAASVRWLAGFRHPRHAAGVGSDAVAACFERPRPLVEAVREVGDPLAAWPAVFHARSYSARTSRRPAPTAAT, from the coding sequence GTGCCGCACCTGTTGGCTCGCTTGTCCGACGGCAGCGCGGCCCTGGTGGACTGCGCGGGCCGGGGCGGGGTCAGCCGGCGCCTTGCTGGACGAGCGCGGGTGATGGAGGCTGCGGCCGCAGCGGTGGGCTGGCACTACCGCATCGCGGGCCCGCCGGAGCCGGTGCTGGCGGCCAGTGTGCGGTGGCTGGCGGGCTTCAGGCACCCGCGTCATGCGGCAGGGGTCGGCAGCGACGCGGTGGCGGCGTGCTTCGAGCGGCCGCGGCCGCTGGTAGAGGCCGTGCGGGAGGTGGGCGATCCGCTGGCGGCGTGGCCTGCGGTGTTTCACGCACGCAGTTACTCAGCGCGGACCTCGAGACGGCCTGCCCCAACTGCCGCTACCTGA
- a CDS encoding lytic transglycosylase domain-containing protein translates to MRSAAKAAVSPLLVMTVLHNEAYKPHHPLLERLWQWWKPGAAFGVANMHRATFERVRETHGLSERWQDLRDDPALAIHTAALHLKDLDRNLPKRHVRRYTRDELLALGYNTGERNMQAFARGIPPGPLARSYLRRFRAHRSRAAKALADCGRPGEAVTG, encoded by the coding sequence ATGCGCAGCGCGGCGAAGGCCGCAGTGTCGCCCTTGCTCGTGATGACCGTGCTCCACAATGAGGCGTACAAGCCGCACCATCCGCTGCTGGAACGGCTGTGGCAATGGTGGAAGCCCGGGGCGGCCTTCGGAGTGGCCAACATGCACCGCGCGACGTTCGAGCGGGTCCGGGAAACGCACGGCCTGTCCGAGCGGTGGCAAGACCTACGCGACGACCCAGCGCTCGCCATCCACACCGCGGCCCTGCACCTGAAGGACCTCGACCGAAACCTTCCAAAGCGGCACGTACGCCGCTACACCCGCGACGAACTCCTCGCCCTGGGCTACAACACGGGCGAACGCAACATGCAAGCCTTCGCCCGGGGCATTCCGCCGGGCCCTCTGGCACGGTCGTACCTCCGCCGTTTCCGTGCACACCGCAGCCGGGCCGCAAAGGCTCTGGCGGACTGCGGCAGACCAGGCGAAGCCGTGACCGGTTGA
- a CDS encoding calcium-binding protein, giving the protein MNRNGATTAAAVVLLATGLATGLAVAPAAAAPAATGEAKARVSADWATGSVVFTAAEGQTNDLHVIPMEHGAGTRQIGFRDKAPLAPGDHCTYLAPENDTFVVCELPTGSARPERIDVFLGDGDDTIVTSDPAVGTVRGGTGDDTLHAHTAHTVRGDAGDDMVMGGAVLDGGDGADHLMGDDAGQWMAGGRGDDMIEAYGGTDRVYAGPGEDHALGGPGDDLLLGGPGDDTLHGEEGDDLIGGGTGKDTAEGGPGHDIVL; this is encoded by the coding sequence ATGAACCGAAACGGAGCCACCACCGCGGCAGCAGTGGTCCTGCTCGCCACCGGTCTCGCCACCGGTCTCGCCGTCGCCCCGGCGGCCGCCGCTCCCGCCGCCACCGGGGAGGCGAAGGCCCGCGTCAGCGCCGACTGGGCGACCGGGTCCGTCGTCTTCACCGCCGCCGAAGGACAGACCAACGACCTCCACGTGATCCCCATGGAACACGGCGCCGGCACCCGGCAGATCGGCTTCCGCGACAAGGCCCCGCTCGCACCCGGCGACCACTGCACGTACCTCGCACCCGAAAACGACACCTTCGTCGTCTGCGAACTGCCCACCGGCAGCGCCCGGCCGGAACGGATCGATGTCTTCCTCGGCGACGGCGACGACACGATCGTCACCAGCGACCCCGCGGTGGGCACGGTGCGGGGCGGCACCGGCGACGACACCCTGCACGCCCACACCGCACACACGGTGCGCGGCGACGCGGGGGACGACATGGTCATGGGCGGCGCGGTCCTGGACGGCGGCGACGGTGCGGACCATCTCATGGGCGACGACGCCGGCCAGTGGATGGCGGGCGGCCGGGGCGACGACATGATCGAGGCGTACGGCGGCACGGACAGGGTGTACGCGGGCCCCGGCGAAGACCACGCCCTCGGCGGCCCCGGCGACGACCTGCTCCTCGGCGGCCCCGGCGACGACACCCTGCACGGTGAGGAGGGCGACGACCTGATCGGCGGCGGCACCGGGAAGGACACCGCCGAGGGCGGTCCCGGCCACGACATCGTCCTCTGA
- a CDS encoding DoxX family membrane protein, producing the protein MHRAGERSRHLPRKSAPADTGSGGRITRAVASLTDRNQQWCSAALLRVCVGAVFLWFGVLKFFPAASPAEGVAIRTATKLTLGLLPPDVTLRLLAAAETVIGLGLLTGILLRVALIGFFIHMAGVFSALLLLPGEMWQGGVPVPTLEGQYIIKNVVLVAACLVVAADEWSRTPPPRGRPGCRSAAVRRAVARPEVPPPTRPPRSGGGAHADHAVRPAPSPGTPSPAGRPTGPHTEDEVS; encoded by the coding sequence ATGCACAGAGCCGGCGAGCGAAGCCGTCACCTCCCTCGGAAGTCCGCTCCGGCGGACACCGGAAGTGGCGGGCGGATCACCCGGGCGGTCGCATCGCTGACCGACCGGAACCAGCAGTGGTGCAGTGCGGCGCTGCTGCGGGTGTGCGTGGGCGCGGTGTTCCTCTGGTTCGGCGTCCTGAAGTTCTTCCCGGCGGCCAGCCCCGCCGAGGGAGTCGCCATCCGGACCGCGACGAAACTCACCCTCGGCCTGCTGCCGCCGGACGTGACGCTACGGCTGCTGGCGGCCGCCGAGACGGTCATCGGCCTCGGCCTCCTCACAGGGATCCTGCTCCGCGTAGCCCTGATCGGGTTCTTCATCCACATGGCCGGCGTCTTCTCCGCGCTCCTGCTGCTCCCCGGGGAGATGTGGCAAGGAGGCGTCCCGGTCCCCACCCTGGAGGGCCAGTACATCATCAAGAACGTCGTCCTGGTGGCGGCCTGTCTCGTGGTGGCGGCCGACGAGTGGAGCCGCACGCCGCCGCCGCGAGGCCGTCCGGGATGCCGGAGCGCGGCCGTACGCCGAGCCGTCGCCCGTCCTGAAGTCCCGCCCCCGACCAGGCCGCCCCGCTCGGGCGGCGGCGCTCACGCCGACCACGCCGTCAGACCCGCCCCCAGCCCTGGCACTCCTTCCCCAGCAGGTCGACCCACCGGCCCTCACACCGAAGACGAGGTCTCATGA
- a CDS encoding lytic polysaccharide monooxygenase auxiliary activity family 9 protein, which translates to MKSKRMLAVAIGAGIAPLLAVTLPAGNASAHGYISSPPSRQAQCAAGTVSCGSIKYEPQSVEGPKGLMSCSGGNSAFAELDDDSKGWKITPVSRTTSFNWRLTAQHATSTWQYYAGGRKIAEFDDGGARPGATVTHQVNFGSLTGKQKVLAVWNIADTTNAFYACVDVNVS; encoded by the coding sequence ATGAAGAGCAAGAGGATGCTGGCCGTCGCCATCGGCGCGGGAATCGCCCCGCTGCTGGCGGTGACCCTGCCGGCCGGTAACGCGAGCGCGCACGGCTACATCTCCTCGCCCCCCAGCCGCCAGGCCCAGTGCGCCGCCGGCACGGTCTCCTGCGGTTCCATCAAGTACGAGCCGCAGAGCGTCGAAGGCCCCAAGGGCCTGATGAGCTGCAGCGGAGGGAATTCCGCCTTTGCCGAACTCGACGACGACAGCAAGGGCTGGAAGATCACCCCGGTCAGCCGGACGACCAGCTTCAACTGGCGGCTGACGGCCCAGCACGCCACCTCCACCTGGCAGTACTACGCGGGTGGCAGGAAGATCGCGGAATTCGACGACGGCGGTGCCCGGCCGGGTGCCACCGTCACCCACCAGGTCAACTTCGGCAGCCTGACCGGCAAGCAGAAGGTGCTGGCCGTGTGGAACATCGCCGACACCACCAACGCCTTCTACGCCTGCGTGGACGTGAACGTGAGCTGA